CTTGATGACGATACGACTCCAGCTGCGGTATACCGCATAACCGGCAAGCACGGCGCCGAGCACGAGTAAACCCGACAGCCAGTAAGTCGACATGTAATATGCGATTGTCTCCAAGACCATAAGCCCTCCTTCCCGGAATAAGCTAATCATAGCTTACCCGAGAGGAGGGCTTATTTAATCCGAGTCGGATGAGGCGTGTAGCGGCCGCACATCGTTATGATGTCGTTACGAGCCGAGCTAGCTAAGATCGTGCAACGGCGAATTCAGCTGAAGCGCGCTGCTGGAGCCGATTCGGGCTGCACAGCCTGCGGCTGCTTGCCCCTGCCCTTGCCGAACGGGACAACCATGGGACTACCGAATAGTGGATCCTCCATAATGCGGCAGTCGAGGTCGAATACTTGCCGAATGAGCTGCTCGTTCACGATGTGCTCGGGCTGCCCCTCCGCATACACCTTGCCGTTCTTAATTGCCACGATGTTGTGGGCATAACGGCAGGCAAGGTTAATATCGTGCAGCACCATGACGATCGTCCGCTGCTCGTATTCGTTCAGCTCATGCAGCAGATCCAGCACCTCGATCTGATGCGCGAGATCGAGATAGGTGGTCGGCTCGTCGAGCAGAATGGTCGGCGTTCCTTGGGCGAGCGTCATCGCGATCCATGCCCGCTGCCGCTGGCCACCGGACAGTGAGTCGACGGTGCGGTCGGCGAGCGCGGCCATGTTCGTCAGCTCCAGAGCGCGCCGAACCATCGTCTCGTCCTCGCGTGACCATTGCTGCAGCCAGCTCTGGTATGGATACCGCCCCTGCTTCACCAACTGCAGCACGGTCAGCCCTTCGGGTGCCGCTGGTCCCTGCGGCAGGATGGCCATTCGCCGAGCGATCTCCTTCGTCGGGAGCGATGCGATGTCGCTGCCGTCCAGTACGACCTGTCCGCTCTGCGGCTTCAGCAGCCGCGCGAGCGAGCGCAGCAGCGTCGACTTGCCGCAGCCGTTGCTGCCGATGAAGACGGTGATTTGGCCCTTGGGGAGGCTGAGGCTTAAGTCTTGGAATATGCGCGTCTCTCCATAGCTGAGGCACAGGTCGTTCGATTGCAGGGCGTACATCGTCATCGACTCCTTCGAGTTGGGTAGATTCATGGCTGGGGTATCGGCGTGATATGGACAAAGTCGAGCTTCTCACGCAACAGTGGAACGATAGCTCTACCGTCTCTGACTGCGATAGAGCAGGAACACGAACAGCGGCGCGCCGACGCTCGCTGTGAATACGCCCGCCGGTATGTCAAGCGGCGGGACGAGCATGCGCCCGGCCAGATCGGCCAGCAGCAGCAGGATAGCGCCGATCAGCGCCGACACAGGCAGCAGCGCGCCAAAGGACGGCCCGACAAGCCGTCGCGCCATATGCGGCGCCATGAGGCCAATGAAGCTGATCGCGCCGCCGAAGGCGATCGCGGCGCCGCCCAGCGCCACGCTCAGCAGCAGGAGCAGGAACCGCTGCCGCTGGACGGTGCTGCCGACGCTGCGGGCGACGTCCTCGCCCAACTCCTGGACGTTGATGTGCCGCGCATAGACGAGCAGGAGAGGCAGCAGGGCGGCGACCCAAGGGAGCAGAGGCTGTACAGCCTTTTCCCAGGAGACGCCGTATATGCTTCCGGTCATGAACGTCAACGAATGATTCGCCAGCACGGCGGGGCCGGTAATCATCATCATATAGGAGAGGGCGTTCAAGGCCGCTGTGACAGCGATGCCGATCATGACGAGGCGCAGTGGAGACGCACCCTTCTTCCAGGCGAGCATATAGATGAGCAGCGTGGCAGCGACCGCACCCGTGATCGCCCACAGCGGCAGCCAATGAATGCTTAGCTTATCGGCGAAGAAGAAGAAGAACGACACCGCGCCGAGCACCGCGCCGCCAGTAATGCCGATATTGTCAGGAGACGTCAGCGGATTGCGGATGACGCCTTGCAGAATCGCTCCTGACACCGCCAGCGAAGCGCCGATCAGCACAGCGGTCACGACACGCGGCAGACGGAGGGAGCGTATGATCAGCTCATGCGTCTCTGCCCCGTAGCCGAAGATCGAGCGAATGACGTCGAGAGGCGCAACGAAGATGCTGCCGATTCCCGTGCATAGAATCATGACAATCAAGGTGCTGGTGAAGAGCAGCAGCGTAAGGAGCAGCGCCTTCCTCGCTATCAGGAAGGAGAAGAACAAGCCGCGCAGCGTGATATAGCGGTTAGTCAAGCTGTTCATCCGAGTTGTCCCCCCTTGCGCGCGATATAGACGACGAACGGCACGCCCATCAACGCGGTCGTCACACCGACGTGCACCTCGGTCGGCATCGCGATGTAGCGAGCGCCGACGTCTGCGGCGACGAGCAGCAGCGCGCCGAGCACTGCGCAGTACGGCAGCACCCACCGGTAGTCGACCCCGACGAGAAACCGTACGATATGAGGAATGATGACGCCGATGAACAGAATCGGTCCTGCGACAGCAACAGAGCCGCCTGCAAGGAGCACAATGACGAGCGCGGCAGCCGCCTTGATCAATATCGTGCGTTGACCGAGCCCCTTGGCGACGTCGTCGCCCATCGTGAGCACATTCATATGTGGTGACAGCAGCATGGCGCCCACGAAGGCGATCGCCATGTAGGGCAGCACCGCTTCGAGCATCTCCATCGTTCGCCCAGATACGGAGCCGACGAGCCAGAACAGCACCTGATCGAATGCCTTGCCGCTGGAGAGCAGAATGCCCTGCGTGAGCGAGAAGAAGAACGCGGCGATCGCAGAGCCCGCGAGCGTAATCTTGATCGGCGTCATGCCGTCACGTCCGAACGAGCCGAGCATGTAGACGATACCAGCGCTCACCGCAGCGCCGAGGAAGGCGATCCACGTGAACGTCGTCAAGCCGGATACGTCGAAGAAGGCGACGGACAGCACGATCGCGAACGAGGCACCAGCGTTTACGCCGAACAAGCTCGGCGATGCGAGCGGATTGCGGGTAATCGCCTGCATGAGCGCCCCTGCAACAGCAAGGCTGCCTCCGACTGCAGCGGCAATGAGTGCTCGAGGCACACGTGCCGTGCGGATGATGATATGATCATTCGTTTCCGTATAGGCGGTGAATGAAGTGACAACGCGGTCCCATGAATAGTAAGCGACCCCGTATTGCACGCTGGCCAGCATTGCGAATGCCAGCAGTGCGATCGCGACGAGCAAGCCTGCCAAGCGCAGTACAGTAGGAGTGAAGTATGAAGGCATCTGTTTACGTCCTGCTTCCTGTTATAGCGTGATGTGCGACTTCGATGGTAGAGGCTACCACTAGCGAGGTCGTGACAAATAGCAGGCTTAGGCCTGCTACGTTTATCCATTGTAGGAGATGAGGTAGTAGAAGTCAATGAATTTGAGAATCATTATCAAAAAAAGGTTTGACAATCGTACACTGAGCGAGTAGGATAGGTGATGGTCATCCGAGTGATAATCATTATCACTGAGAAAGTATCGGTACATACATCAATCAGGGGGTACGGAAACATGAAATCGTGGAGCTTCAAATGGAATAGCTCAGCTGCAATGGCTCTTATTCTAATGATCGGGCTGCTGCTCAGCGCCTGCGGGGCGAAGGATAACGGTGCGACGGGGTCGAGCCCGGCTGCAGATGCGAAGAAGGAGCCAGCCGCAGCGGCCGATGCGACGCGCAAGGTGAAGCATGCGATGGGCGAGACGGACGTTCCCGCGAATCCGAAGCGTGTCGTCGTCTTGACGAACGAAGGTACGGAAGCGGTGCTGTCGCTGGGCATCAAGCCGGTCGGTGCGGTGAAGTCGTTCACTGTAAGCCAGTGGTACGATCATATTAAGGCAGACATGGAAGGCGTCGTGGAGCTCGGTCAAGAGTCGCAGCCGAACCTCGAGCAGATCGCGGCGTTGAAGCCGGACCTCATTCTCGGCAACAAGCTGCGTCAGGAGAAAATATACGAGCAGCTGAAGGCGATCGCCCCTACGGTGTTCTCCGAGACGCTGCGCGGCGAGTGGAAGAACAACTACAGTCTGTATGCAGAGGCTCTAGGCAAGAAGGAAGAGGGCGACAAGGTTATCGCGGCATTCGACAAGCGGATTGAGGACTTCAAGTCCAAGGCCGGCGACAAGCTGCAGCAGAAAGTATCGGTTGTACGCTTCATGGCGGGCAAGACAAGAATTTACTTAGCAGACACCTTCACAGGCGTCATCTTCAACCAGATCGGCATCGCGCGCCCGACAGTGAACAGCAAGAACACGTTCGCGGAGGAGATCACGAAGGAGCGTCTGCCTGAGGCCGATGGCGACATCATTCTGTACTTCACGTACGAGACAGGCGATAACAAGGCGAATCAGCAGGAGCAGGAATGGCTGAACGATCCACTGTGGAAAAACTTGAACGGCGTAAAGAGCGGCAATGTGCACAAGGTCGACGATGCG
Above is a genomic segment from Paenibacillus sp. YYML68 containing:
- a CDS encoding ABC transporter ATP-binding protein produces the protein MYALQSNDLCLSYGETRIFQDLSLSLPKGQITVFIGSNGCGKSTLLRSLARLLKPQSGQVVLDGSDIASLPTKEIARRMAILPQGPAAPEGLTVLQLVKQGRYPYQSWLQQWSREDETMVRRALELTNMAALADRTVDSLSGGQRQRAWIAMTLAQGTPTILLDEPTTYLDLAHQIEVLDLLHELNEYEQRTIVMVLHDINLACRYAHNIVAIKNGKVYAEGQPEHIVNEQLIRQVFDLDCRIMEDPLFGSPMVVPFGKGRGKQPQAVQPESAPAARFS
- a CDS encoding iron ABC transporter permease gives rise to the protein MNSLTNRYITLRGLFFSFLIARKALLLTLLLFTSTLIVMILCTGIGSIFVAPLDVIRSIFGYGAETHELIIRSLRLPRVVTAVLIGASLAVSGAILQGVIRNPLTSPDNIGITGGAVLGAVSFFFFFADKLSIHWLPLWAITGAVAATLLIYMLAWKKGASPLRLVMIGIAVTAALNALSYMMMITGPAVLANHSLTFMTGSIYGVSWEKAVQPLLPWVAALLPLLLVYARHINVQELGEDVARSVGSTVQRQRFLLLLLSVALGGAAIAFGGAISFIGLMAPHMARRLVGPSFGALLPVSALIGAILLLLADLAGRMLVPPLDIPAGVFTASVGAPLFVFLLYRSQRR
- a CDS encoding iron ABC transporter permease, which translates into the protein MPSYFTPTVLRLAGLLVAIALLAFAMLASVQYGVAYYSWDRVVTSFTAYTETNDHIIIRTARVPRALIAAAVGGSLAVAGALMQAITRNPLASPSLFGVNAGASFAIVLSVAFFDVSGLTTFTWIAFLGAAVSAGIVYMLGSFGRDGMTPIKITLAGSAIAAFFFSLTQGILLSSGKAFDQVLFWLVGSVSGRTMEMLEAVLPYMAIAFVGAMLLSPHMNVLTMGDDVAKGLGQRTILIKAAAALVIVLLAGGSVAVAGPILFIGVIIPHIVRFLVGVDYRWVLPYCAVLGALLLVAADVGARYIAMPTEVHVGVTTALMGVPFVVYIARKGGQLG
- a CDS encoding ABC transporter substrate-binding protein, with product MKSWSFKWNSSAAMALILMIGLLLSACGAKDNGATGSSPAADAKKEPAAAADATRKVKHAMGETDVPANPKRVVVLTNEGTEAVLSLGIKPVGAVKSFTVSQWYDHIKADMEGVVELGQESQPNLEQIAALKPDLILGNKLRQEKIYEQLKAIAPTVFSETLRGEWKNNYSLYAEALGKKEEGDKVIAAFDKRIEDFKSKAGDKLQQKVSVVRFMAGKTRIYLADTFTGVIFNQIGIARPTVNSKNTFAEEITKERLPEADGDIILYFTYETGDNKANQQEQEWLNDPLWKNLNGVKSGNVHKVDDAIWNTAGGVKAANLLLDGLYNIYGIQP